The following proteins come from a genomic window of Nostoc sp. KVJ3:
- a CDS encoding YbjQ family protein, whose translation MVAISGLSGNEIFCLRQQGMYPGDLVIGNSVFSLGLIGGISSGLKTIVGGEVSEVTSIIHEGRQKAYARMLAEAEKHAGFVPKKFVFGNVAYSIGVGGGILGSLKSLKRGEIKEFSSIFNQTRHLALKRIQSEALNTGANAVLGIKTSIIPFAGMQEMVMIGTASNHPALTVAWCQSPITSDLTNQEMWNLINLGYMPLKLVLGVSVYSLGFVGGITSAFKSFVRGEINELTTLIYEAREQAIAHIATDARNSGADLVVGIKTYVYQLGSGIIEFMAIGTAVKKLPGITTHSTTLIPQAIISDRDTFVNTAEGTLMTKLNQPS comes from the coding sequence ATGGTTGCAATCAGCGGACTCTCTGGCAATGAAATCTTTTGTCTTCGACAACAGGGTATGTATCCGGGAGATTTAGTCATTGGAAACAGTGTCTTTTCACTGGGACTAATTGGGGGAATTTCATCAGGACTCAAAACCATTGTTGGCGGAGAAGTCTCTGAAGTTACTAGCATCATTCATGAAGGAAGGCAAAAAGCTTATGCCCGAATGTTGGCTGAAGCAGAAAAGCATGCCGGATTTGTACCGAAAAAGTTTGTCTTTGGCAATGTTGCCTATTCCATTGGAGTCGGCGGTGGAATACTTGGCTCCCTCAAAAGTTTAAAACGTGGAGAAATTAAAGAATTTTCCTCTATATTCAACCAAACCCGTCACTTAGCCTTAAAGCGAATTCAGTCTGAAGCCTTAAATACAGGTGCTAATGCTGTGCTTGGAATTAAGACATCAATTATTCCTTTTGCCGGGATGCAAGAGATGGTAATGATTGGTACTGCATCAAACCATCCTGCTCTTACAGTAGCATGGTGTCAAAGTCCTATTACCAGCGATTTAACTAATCAGGAAATGTGGAATCTGATCAACCTGGGTTATATGCCTTTAAAATTGGTTTTGGGTGTTTCCGTATATTCTCTTGGTTTTGTTGGAGGAATCACATCCGCATTCAAATCCTTTGTACGTGGTGAAATTAATGAATTAACTACATTAATTTACGAAGCACGCGAACAAGCTATTGCCCACATCGCCACTGATGCTCGTAATAGTGGCGCTGACCTCGTTGTTGGGATTAAAACTTATGTTTATCAGTTAGGTAGTGGAATTATCGAGTTTATGGCTATCGGCACTGCTGTCAAAAAGCTGCCAGGAATTACCACTCACTCTACTACTTTAATACCACAAGCAATCATTTCAGATCGAGACACCTTTGTAAACACTGCTGAAGGTACTCTCATGACCAAATTAAATCAACCCTCATAA
- a CDS encoding Bro-N domain-containing protein: MSDLSVFVFESQEVRFVGTLEKPEWIAADVCAILDIDTSVTVNGQIRKAKDGSTYRDGGLDEDEKGTHNVSTLGGEQEMLTVTEAGLYRMIFKSRKPVAKRFQRWVFHEVLPSLRRTGKYEMPKPNQQENTKPTLDELVNFGQKILSGTRLSVELQTITILRGVQALCPEIAPMAKELVGAIQEIVATPDRHLSPTAIGELYAERNGLPQPIKPQIVNRVLEFAGLQTKEVQIKTDTNGKQSHKNIWHLTEKGKLWGTVTRDKARTHDKIVEHVRWLPDVLEVIDLTVEEN; the protein is encoded by the coding sequence ATGTCAGACCTATCAGTTTTCGTGTTTGAGTCTCAAGAAGTTCGGTTCGTCGGCACATTAGAAAAACCAGAATGGATTGCTGCTGATGTCTGTGCGATATTAGACATTGATACTTCCGTTACTGTGAATGGACAAATTAGGAAAGCCAAAGATGGCAGCACATATCGAGATGGTGGCCTTGATGAAGATGAAAAGGGTACTCACAATGTGAGTACCCTTGGCGGAGAACAAGAAATGCTGACTGTGACTGAGGCAGGGCTTTATCGCATGATCTTCAAATCCCGCAAACCAGTTGCCAAACGCTTCCAGCGCTGGGTCTTTCACGAAGTCCTTCCATCGCTACGGCGTACTGGCAAATATGAAATGCCCAAGCCAAACCAACAAGAAAATACTAAACCCACGCTTGATGAACTCGTGAACTTTGGGCAAAAGATTCTGTCTGGCACTCGTCTAAGTGTAGAACTCCAAACCATAACCATTCTTCGAGGTGTACAAGCGCTGTGTCCCGAAATAGCTCCGATGGCCAAGGAATTGGTCGGAGCAATTCAAGAAATCGTTGCGACTCCCGACCGACATTTGTCTCCAACCGCAATTGGCGAATTATATGCCGAACGCAACGGACTACCCCAGCCCATTAAACCCCAAATAGTTAACCGTGTTTTAGAATTTGCTGGTTTGCAGACCAAGGAGGTTCAAATCAAGACTGACACCAATGGTAAACAAAGTCACAAAAATATTTGGCATCTAACCGAAAAAGGTAAGCTGTGGGGAACGGTGACACGAGATAAAGCTCGGACTCACGACAAGATTGTGGAACACGTTCGCTGGTTGCCAGATGTTCTTGAAGTAATTGATTTGACCGTAGAGGAGAATTGA
- a CDS encoding helix-turn-helix domain-containing protein: MNLMQVTLSVDLPALGTRIREIRESKGLSPTWVAAQAGMSVGNLYRIETEDAKSLPRETLRKLSDALGVNFDAEVKAALVQEME; this comes from the coding sequence ATGAACTTAATGCAAGTTACTTTGTCGGTTGATTTGCCTGCTCTAGGCACTCGGATTAGAGAGATTAGAGAGTCCAAGGGTCTATCCCCAACTTGGGTAGCAGCCCAGGCTGGTATGAGTGTTGGGAACCTCTATCGTATAGAAACAGAAGATGCAAAGTCTTTACCGCGTGAAACTTTGCGTAAGCTTTCTGATGCCCTTGGTGTAAATTTTGATGCCGAGGTTAAAGCTGCTTTAGTGCAAGAGATGGAATAA
- a CDS encoding Rieske (2Fe-2S) protein: MTQIFEGATKPDDYIRVAQLAEVQAQGSLLVYKEKHTIALFYSNNTVYAIDNRCPHMGFPLQGSTCKDGIVTCPWHYARFDLKSGGTFDSWADDVPCFAVEIRDGEVWVNLAPLLNPHAHYRQRLQDGLEQNISLVIAKSTLALLDIGVNLVEPFLMGLEFGTRYNKAGWSTGLTIHTCMINLLPYLDEEDKPRALFHGLSAVANDSAGAPPKFIVQPLPNSKVDFATLKNWFRQFIQVRDAEAAERCLVSAIRSGANSKQIADMLFCAATDHRYLDVGHTLDFINKALEALDAIAWQAAESILPSLVSGLANASRMEESNSWRYPVDLVAILELAFEQLPTVLTMGKSRQGSWSQVDELVPILLGEDPQVIADSLLNALSAGCTEEQLAGVVTYTAALRVARFNTNNDFGDWNSAHHPFTFANAVHQGLRRVSTVELLRGVFDAAMSVYLNRFLNVPPARLPEPKDSVPNPEELLQQLPDLLNRQQQVNQTGQLVANYLYSGGNAERLMAMLGKLMLRENRDFHVIQEIEAAFRQYSLLGDTTARIYVLVAAARYLAAHSPTMRSLGQTYQIAYRLHKGSRLFEES; this comes from the coding sequence ATGACTCAAATATTTGAAGGTGCAACCAAACCAGACGATTATATCCGTGTTGCTCAACTTGCAGAAGTTCAGGCACAAGGCAGTTTGTTAGTCTACAAAGAAAAACATACTATTGCTTTATTTTACTCAAACAATACAGTTTACGCAATTGATAACCGTTGTCCTCACATGGGCTTTCCCTTACAAGGAAGCACTTGCAAAGATGGTATTGTTACCTGTCCTTGGCATTATGCCCGGTTTGATCTGAAGAGTGGTGGAACGTTTGACTCGTGGGCAGATGATGTTCCTTGTTTCGCAGTAGAAATCCGTGATGGTGAAGTCTGGGTAAATTTAGCACCACTACTTAACCCTCATGCTCACTACCGCCAACGTCTGCAAGACGGTTTAGAGCAGAATATTTCTTTAGTGATTGCCAAATCAACACTCGCACTGTTAGATATAGGGGTGAATCTGGTAGAACCATTTCTCATGGGGTTAGAATTTGGTACTCGTTATAACAAAGCAGGTTGGAGTACGGGTTTAACTATCCATACTTGCATGATCAATCTACTACCTTATCTGGATGAAGAAGACAAACCCCGTGCCTTATTTCATGGACTTTCGGCAGTCGCTAATGATAGTGCAGGTGCGCCACCAAAGTTTATCGTTCAGCCATTGCCTAACTCTAAAGTAGATTTTGCAACTCTCAAAAACTGGTTTCGCCAATTTATTCAGGTACGCGATGCTGAAGCAGCAGAGAGATGTTTAGTTTCTGCGATTCGTTCAGGAGCGAATTCAAAGCAAATAGCAGATATGCTGTTCTGTGCTGCTACGGATCATCGTTATCTTGATGTTGGACATACGCTAGATTTTATCAATAAAGCATTAGAAGCACTTGATGCTATAGCTTGGCAAGCAGCAGAATCAATTCTGCCTAGTCTAGTTTCAGGTTTAGCCAATGCTTCCCGGATGGAAGAATCCAATTCCTGGCGCTACCCTGTAGATTTGGTGGCAATATTAGAGTTGGCTTTTGAGCAATTACCGACTGTATTAACTATGGGAAAATCTCGACAAGGAAGTTGGTCACAAGTAGATGAACTAGTACCAATTTTATTAGGTGAAGACCCACAAGTGATCGCAGACTCGCTGTTGAATGCACTGTCAGCTGGTTGTACTGAAGAACAATTAGCTGGTGTAGTTACTTATACAGCAGCATTACGAGTAGCTCGTTTTAATACTAACAATGACTTTGGAGATTGGAATTCGGCACATCATCCATTTACTTTTGCTAACGCTGTGCATCAAGGGTTACGACGAGTCTCAACAGTCGAACTACTCAGAGGTGTGTTTGATGCGGCAATGAGTGTCTATTTGAATCGTTTTTTGAATGTACCACCAGCACGACTTCCAGAACCAAAAGACTCCGTTCCAAATCCCGAAGAATTGCTCCAGCAACTACCCGATTTATTAAATCGTCAGCAGCAAGTTAACCAGACAGGTCAATTAGTGGCGAATTATTTATATAGTGGTGGCAATGCTGAAAGACTTATGGCGATGCTAGGGAAATTGATGCTGAGAGAAAACCGTGATTTTCATGTAATTCAAGAAATAGAAGCCGCTTTTCGTCAGTATTCTCTATTAGGTGACACTACTGCTAGGATTTATGTATTAGTTGCTGCTGCTCGGTATTTAGCAGCCCATTCTCCCACTATGCGATCTCTTGGACAAACCTATCAAATCGCTTATCGGTTACATAAAGGCTCACGCCTATTCGAGGAATCTTGA
- a CDS encoding class I SAM-dependent methyltransferase — protein sequence MLTSSYSVLSPYIAADSGVEIGEQGILNFPISTTSPAIIANSYYFGHPLWAKNYFENCHRDEVFKSCWQAAMGSWDQKIVVDIGCGPGNLYATLGGKPELLIGVDVSYGALSMAQRLGYTPVRADAHQLPFINNFADIVVLNATLHHCDQMDIVLSEAARLVRPGGILITDHDPQLTAWNFKGLGLWLWNLRLWLYRLIKRGGHTTAAEQTWVSATEVHHRPGSGVTRELFYKILEPLGFSVKLYPITIRLVQKYCLVIMGNLTRSIVSLNYALVSILILHLQPCR from the coding sequence ATGCTAACTTCTTCATATTCGGTTCTCAGTCCTTATATTGCTGCTGATTCAGGAGTAGAAATAGGAGAACAAGGGATTTTAAATTTTCCTATTTCTACTACCAGTCCAGCAATCATAGCGAATAGCTATTACTTTGGACATCCTTTGTGGGCAAAAAACTACTTTGAAAATTGTCATCGAGATGAAGTGTTTAAGTCCTGCTGGCAAGCGGCGATGGGGAGTTGGGATCAGAAAATTGTTGTAGACATTGGTTGTGGCCCGGGCAATTTGTATGCAACACTTGGGGGTAAACCAGAATTGTTAATTGGTGTAGATGTTAGCTATGGTGCATTGTCTATGGCTCAACGTCTTGGCTATACACCAGTCAGAGCAGATGCTCATCAACTTCCTTTTATTAACAATTTTGCTGATATTGTAGTATTGAATGCCACATTACATCACTGTGATCAGATGGACATCGTGTTGTCGGAAGCAGCGCGTTTAGTGCGTCCAGGCGGGATCTTAATCACAGATCACGATCCTCAGTTGACTGCCTGGAACTTTAAAGGATTAGGTTTATGGTTATGGAATTTACGCTTATGGCTATATCGCCTAATCAAACGAGGAGGTCATACAACAGCAGCAGAGCAAACTTGGGTATCAGCAACAGAGGTTCATCACCGACCTGGTTCGGGAGTCACAAGAGAGCTTTTCTACAAAATTCTGGAGCCGCTTGGTTTTAGTGTCAAGCTTTATCCCATAACCATACGGTTGGTGCAGAAGTATTGCTTGGTAATTATGGGAAATCTGACAAGAAGTATCGTTTCGCTCAATTATGCTCTGGTATCAATCCTAATTCTCCACTTGCAGCCTTGTCGCTGA
- a CDS encoding glutathione S-transferase family protein, whose amino-acid sequence MLKLYHSPTSPNSRRVWIALLEKGLEFELVEVKLDGEQFSPEFIEINPFHHVPVLVVDDDFRIVESLAILDYLEAKYPIPALMPSDAQVIASVRMVAMITVNELMTAIAPLFSIFLGLPIKEPEKIKIALDKVSTVLTFLESLLGDNLYFAGEHLTLAEVVAGTVIPQLSSMSVSLDDYPKLNIWCERLMKRAAWIITQPSLEALEVVKTRHKVAIAQQQVSKNNL is encoded by the coding sequence ATGCTGAAACTTTATCATTCTCCCACGTCTCCAAACTCTCGTCGTGTATGGATTGCGTTATTGGAAAAAGGGCTGGAGTTTGAATTGGTAGAAGTCAAACTGGATGGGGAACAATTCAGCCCAGAGTTCATAGAAATAAACCCTTTTCATCACGTTCCAGTTCTAGTAGTAGATGATGACTTCAGAATTGTAGAATCCCTGGCGATCCTAGATTACTTAGAGGCAAAATATCCCATACCAGCCCTGATGCCCAGTGATGCTCAGGTGATAGCAAGTGTAAGAATGGTAGCAATGATTACTGTTAATGAGTTAATGACTGCCATCGCTCCACTTTTCTCTATTTTTTTAGGTTTACCTATAAAGGAGCCAGAAAAAATTAAGATTGCATTGGATAAAGTATCAACGGTGCTAACTTTCTTAGAAAGTCTACTTGGTGATAATCTTTATTTTGCTGGGGAACACCTGACTTTAGCAGAAGTCGTTGCGGGGACTGTGATCCCTCAGTTATCTAGTATGAGTGTATCCTTGGATGACTATCCCAAATTGAATATTTGGTGTGAACGTTTAATGAAACGTGCTGCATGGATTATAACTCAGCCTAGTTTAGAGGCGTTGGAAGTAGTTAAGACACGACACAAGGTTGCTATCGCCCAGCAACAAGTCTCTAAAAATAACTTATAA
- a CDS encoding transposase has protein sequence MDNLSAHKLDSIVPMIEAVGAKVICLFSYSPDFNPIELWWSQLKSFLRSFTPTTTEMVDKLISVALDLINPQHLRNWFASCCYCTS, from the coding sequence ATTGATAATTTATCCGCACATAAACTAGATTCAATTGTGCCAATGATTGAAGCTGTAGGTGCGAAAGTTATTTGTTTATTCTCATACTCTCCCGATTTTAATCCCATTGAATTATGGTGGTCACAACTTAAATCTTTTTTACGTAGTTTCACTCCAACTACAACAGAAATGGTTGATAAACTAATCTCAGTTGCACTCGATTTAATAAATCCTCAACATTTAAGAAACTGGTTTGCCAGTTGCTGCTACTGTACCTCATAA
- a CDS encoding transposase, producing the protein MCRALQKLGLNRKKTKRSTQAGTIRVLNLRLDYWEKVKHIEPENLVFLDETGILLGLTRTHARSQMGTRAYSLNPFYRGSKVTVIGAISIKKVVALMTMNNSMDGIAFELFVEKFLVPNLWSGAVDVN; encoded by the coding sequence ATGTGTCGTGCGTTACAGAAATTAGGATTAAATCGAAAAAAAACAAAACGGAGTACCCAAGCAGGGACTATTAGAGTCCTAAATTTAAGATTAGATTATTGGGAAAAGGTCAAACATATAGAGCCAGAAAATTTAGTATTTTTGGACGAAACTGGTATTCTACTTGGGTTAACGAGGACTCATGCCCGTTCACAAATGGGAACAAGAGCCTACTCTCTCAATCCCTTTTATAGAGGATCAAAAGTTACAGTAATTGGAGCAATTAGTATTAAAAAAGTAGTTGCATTAATGACAATGAATAACTCAATGGACGGCATTGCATTTGAATTGTTTGTTGAGAAGTTTTTAGTGCCAAATTTATGGTCAGGAGCAGTGGACGTAAATTGA
- a CDS encoding IS630 transposase-related protein, protein MKSYSVDIREKIVAAHLQKSISIRKVANIFSVSKSLVQKLVKQQKLEGNLQSKPRGKPQFSHLTNADIELRELVESNPDATLIELCELFADKTGNWVG, encoded by the coding sequence ATGAAGTCATACTCTGTCGATATTCGAGAAAAAATAGTTGCAGCACATCTTCAAAAAAGCATCTCAATCAGAAAAGTAGCTAACATATTTTCCGTCTCAAAAAGTTTAGTTCAAAAGCTTGTAAAACAGCAAAAACTTGAAGGGAATTTACAATCCAAGCCGCGAGGAAAACCACAATTTAGTCATCTAACAAATGCTGACATAGAGTTGAGAGAATTAGTTGAATCAAATCCCGATGCAACATTGATAGAGTTGTGTGAATTATTCGCAGACAAGACTGGCAATTGGGTAGGTTAA
- a CDS encoding cytochrome P450, whose protein sequence is MTSFSSGRTLPLPPGRLGLPIIGESISYLQEPARFIGQRQKQYGAVFKTHLFGRPTIVLIGADATRFLFTNESQRFEMTNTTSFEVLLGANSIGVKTGTAHQKLRKQLFQSFEPRALADYAKTMEQLTHRYLHKWEEMKTFTWYPELKKYTLDIACRLFIGVDNAANENLEKVYEAWSNGLLSIPIRFPLSKFARAVRAREQLLVQFDQLIIQRQKQPIAHQDVLGILLLAQDEEGNGLSIEDVLDNVLAMLVAGHETLTSALTSLCLLLAQHPQVWQTARLEQAKIGHAQLLTPESLKQMTYLELVLKEVLRMLPPVVRSGSRKVLKESEFAGYRIPQGWDVFYQIQETHQDENVYVQSQQFDPQRFASESTQDKQRVGSYIPFGGGIRECLGKEFARLEMKLFAVLLIRDYEWEILPGQNLERLVLPFSRPRDGLKVKFWRRYS, encoded by the coding sequence ATGACTAGCTTTTCAAGCGGACGAACACTGCCATTACCCCCTGGTCGCTTGGGTTTGCCCATCATTGGCGAATCCATTAGTTATTTGCAAGAGCCAGCACGTTTTATTGGGCAGCGACAAAAGCAATATGGAGCAGTCTTCAAAACCCATCTATTTGGTCGCCCAACGATTGTCTTAATTGGGGCAGATGCCACACGTTTCCTATTCACTAATGAAAGTCAGCGATTTGAGATGACTAATACTACAAGTTTTGAGGTGCTACTAGGAGCCAACTCAATTGGAGTCAAGACAGGTACTGCTCACCAAAAACTTCGTAAACAGTTGTTCCAGTCCTTTGAGCCAAGAGCGTTAGCTGACTATGCCAAAACAATGGAACAGTTGACCCATCGTTATCTGCATAAATGGGAAGAGATGAAAACTTTCACTTGGTATCCTGAACTGAAAAAATACACACTTGATATTGCCTGTAGGTTGTTTATAGGTGTTGATAATGCCGCAAATGAGAACTTAGAAAAAGTTTACGAAGCTTGGAGTAATGGACTATTATCTATTCCGATTCGATTTCCTCTAAGCAAGTTTGCTCGTGCAGTTCGTGCGCGAGAGCAGCTTCTTGTACAATTTGATCAGTTAATTATTCAACGTCAAAAACAGCCTATTGCCCATCAAGATGTTTTAGGAATTCTATTACTTGCACAAGATGAGGAAGGAAATGGTCTGAGTATTGAGGATGTCTTAGATAATGTGTTAGCAATGCTTGTTGCTGGACACGAAACTTTAACCTCAGCATTAACTTCCTTATGTTTATTGTTAGCTCAACATCCACAGGTGTGGCAAACAGCACGTTTGGAACAAGCGAAAATTGGACACGCACAACTGCTGACACCAGAAAGTCTTAAGCAAATGACCTATTTAGAGCTTGTGCTAAAAGAAGTTCTACGGATGCTGCCTCCAGTCGTTCGTAGCGGTTCGCGCAAAGTACTTAAAGAAAGTGAGTTTGCTGGATACCGTATCCCCCAAGGCTGGGACGTGTTTTACCAAATTCAGGAAACTCATCAAGACGAGAATGTTTACGTTCAATCTCAACAATTTGACCCACAACGTTTTGCATCTGAATCCACTCAAGACAAACAAAGGGTTGGAAGCTATATTCCTTTTGGTGGTGGGATTCGAGAATGTTTAGGTAAAGAGTTTGCTCGGTTAGAAATGAAACTGTTTGCCGTATTATTGATCCGTGACTATGAATGGGAAATACTTCCTGGACAAAATCTAGAACGCTTAGTACTACCATTTTCTCGTCCAAGGGATGGTTTGAAAGTAAAGTTTTGGAGGCGCTACAGCTAA
- a CDS encoding TetR/AcrR family transcriptional regulator, producing MNKPAKNLPGRPRNLQSHQAILQASLELLSEVGYERTSIDAIAVRAGVSKPTIYRRYKGKEELIASAIESFREEVIIPDTGSLWDDIDALIENAAQVTLSPLGRQTVAMIISSASTSPQFAEIYWTKYLQPRRQAFAVVIERAKVRNEVHADLDPSLVFDMMSGIMLYAQIFQPQTEPWQVYVRRAIHLLIK from the coding sequence ATGAATAAACCCGCGAAAAATCTGCCAGGACGACCTCGTAACCTTCAATCTCATCAAGCCATTCTGCAAGCAAGCTTGGAACTACTATCAGAAGTAGGATATGAACGTACAAGTATTGATGCAATTGCAGTCCGTGCAGGAGTTAGTAAACCCACTATTTACCGACGTTACAAAGGTAAAGAAGAACTGATTGCATCGGCAATAGAAAGTTTTAGAGAAGAAGTTATTATCCCTGACACTGGTAGTCTTTGGGATGATATTGATGCTCTGATTGAGAATGCCGCGCAAGTTACGCTTAGTCCTTTGGGACGGCAGACTGTTGCCATGATTATCAGTAGTGCCTCAACTAGTCCTCAATTTGCTGAAATTTATTGGACAAAATATCTGCAACCTCGACGGCAAGCTTTTGCTGTTGTAATTGAACGAGCAAAAGTCAGAAATGAAGTTCACGCAGATTTAGATCCTAGTTTAGTTTTTGATATGATGAGTGGAATTATGCTTTATGCGCAAATTTTTCAACCTCAGACTGAGCCTTGGCAAGTATATGTTCGTCGTGCAATACATCTTTTAATCAAGTAG
- a CDS encoding IS630 family transposase (programmed frameshift) translates to MAKKYIVDLNEDEVSQLQAIIKKGKHKARTITRANILLMASEGERDQAIASIVRAHVATVQRIREKFVIGGLDFALKDEVHPPKPKKLDEKQEAFLIATACSKPPEGRVRWTMQLLADHLVNLGIIDSISDETIRQTLKKNEIKPWLKEQWCIPEVNAEYVFRMEDVLDLYNEPYDPKRPVVCFDERPYQLVEEVRLPLPPEPEQPERYDFEYKRNGTVNLFACFQPLAGWRHIEVTERRTKADFALQMKKLVDIDYQDADIIRLVVDNLNIHTPSALYEVFPPEEARRIIQKLEFHYTPKHASWLNQVEIELSVLSRQCLERRIPNAETLTSEIAAWEKQRNQQKASVYWGFQTKDARRKMQRLYPDLT, encoded by the exons ATGGCCAAAAAGTACATTGTTGACTTGAATGAAGATGAAGTTTCTCAGCTACAGGCAATAATTAAAAAAGGTAAGCACAAAGCAAGAACTATAACCCGTGCAAACATTCTTCTGATGGCTTCTGAAGGAGAAAGGGATCAAGCGATCGCTAGCATAGTTAGAGCGCATGTTGCAACAGTGCAACGAATACGAGAAAAATTTGTCATTGGTGGGTTAGATTTTGCTTTAAAGGATGAAGTTCATCCACCAAAACCTAAAAAATTAGATGAAAAGCAAGAAGCATTTTTGATTGCAACGGCTTGTTCTAAGCCGCCAGAAGGGAGAGTGCGTTGGACAATGCAATTATTAGCGGATCACTTAGTAAACCTTGGGATAATAGATTCAATTTCCGACGAAACAATACGTCAAACTCTAAAAAAAA ACGAAATTAAACCGTGGTTAAAAGAACAGTGGTGTATTCCCGAAGTTAACGCAGAGTATGTATTCAGAATGGAGGATGTGTTGGATTTATATAATGAGCCTTATGATCCTAAACGCCCTGTAGTCTGCTTTGATGAACGTCCCTACCAATTAGTAGAAGAAGTAAGACTTCCTTTACCACCAGAGCCGGAGCAGCCTGAACGTTATGATTTCGAGTATAAGCGTAACGGGACAGTCAATTTATTTGCATGTTTTCAACCCTTGGCTGGATGGCGGCATATCGAAGTTACAGAACGTCGAACTAAAGCCGATTTTGCTCTTCAAATGAAAAAGTTAGTAGATATTGATTATCAAGATGCTGATATTATTCGTTTAGTAGTTGATAACCTAAATATTCATACTCCCAGCGCGTTATATGAAGTTTTTCCACCAGAAGAAGCACGTCGAATTATTCAAAAATTAGAGTTTCACTATACTCCTAAACACGCTTCTTGGTTAAATCAAGTAGAAATTGAATTATCTGTTTTATCTCGCCAATGTTTAGAACGGCGTATTCCTAATGCAGAAACATTAACTTCTGAGATTGCTGCTTGGGAGAAACAACGTAATCAACAAAAAGCCAGTGTCTATTGGGGTTTCCAAACCAAAGATGCTCGTCGAAAAATGCAGCGTTTATACCCGGATTTAACTTAG
- a CDS encoding class I SAM-dependent methyltransferase → MTYKQEIINFYNGRTNYDNDVTLNRAIALFDYVTPSPGQSVLDVATGTGNIAITSAQKVNPSGCVIGIDIATELLKIAQQKIQAENLSNVRLIEVDAEAYQPEADKFDAIYCSYAIVLFPNIPKILENWYRCLKFGGFIAFTCSSEDSYLALSIVEACAKNGITLPNLHEPLGTPERIQHLLTQAKFDQIEIHPRQMGTYLSLEKVQSRWNGQFWLHIDNPLRELTPQKICQIKASYDEEIAALETEQGVWYEELIYYVVARKI, encoded by the coding sequence ATGACATATAAGCAGGAAATCATCAATTTTTACAATGGCAGAACCAATTATGATAACGATGTCACCCTCAATCGTGCAATTGCACTTTTTGACTATGTAACTCCAAGCCCTGGGCAATCCGTCTTAGATGTGGCGACAGGAACAGGAAATATTGCAATCACATCTGCTCAAAAAGTAAACCCAAGTGGTTGTGTAATTGGAATTGATATCGCAACAGAACTACTCAAGATTGCTCAACAGAAAATTCAAGCCGAAAACTTATCCAATGTTAGGCTAATTGAAGTTGATGCAGAAGCATATCAACCTGAAGCAGACAAGTTTGATGCGATCTATTGTTCTTATGCCATCGTGCTTTTTCCTAACATTCCTAAAATCCTAGAGAATTGGTATCGTTGTCTCAAGTTTGGCGGATTCATTGCATTTACCTGTTCGTCTGAAGATTCATATTTAGCATTGTCGATTGTAGAAGCTTGTGCAAAAAATGGAATTACACTGCCAAATCTGCACGAACCATTGGGAACACCAGAGCGAATTCAACACCTATTAACTCAAGCCAAGTTTGACCAAATTGAAATTCATCCTCGACAGATGGGGACTTACCTGAGCTTAGAAAAAGTACAAAGTAGATGGAATGGGCAATTTTGGCTACATATCGATAATCCGTTACGGGAATTAACACCCCAAAAAATTTGCCAGATCAAAGCCAGCTATGATGAAGAGATTGCTGCACTAGAAACCGAGCAAGGTGTATGGTATGAGGAGTTAATTTACTACGTTGTTGCTCGTAAAATATAG